The Anguilla anguilla isolate fAngAng1 chromosome 2, fAngAng1.pri, whole genome shotgun sequence genome contains the following window.
atcaatacattttcagcattgaCATTTTAAGTCTGTTGACAGGGCTTACCCATcgcattttgaattttggctGACAATGCAGCGTCTCCTCTTCTCAGGTGTACCTCTCCCTTGGCTTGAATCAGACGGACCTTGACGACTTCTTCACAGGCCCCGCCTTCCTGGCCTGGAACCGAATGGGTAACCTGTTCCAGTGGGGAGGACCACTGCCTCAATCCTGGCATACCAAGCAGCTGTACCTCCAAGTACCGTTACTTGTCAAAGTGCAAAGTGTCCTTCTCTTTGACCGTGTGCAGTTATTTCACTCATTATGATTTCTCTTGTCCTCCAGTACAAAATTTTGGGTCGAATGAGAGCATTGGGAATGATGCCAGTCTTGCCTGCCTTTTCGGGGAACGTGCCTCAAGCCATTACCAGGTTTTTGAATCTTCAGTTTCTGCAGTAACCTGAAATATAATCAGATTAAGTACATAATGTGACACAGACCAAATGACTTATTGCAAAAACGTGTAGTTTTATGGTTTAacttttataaatgtttgtgtCATCATCAATCAtctaaataaaaactgcaaaatattCTTTTGGATGAAGAAGCATCTCGTCATCAGTGTATAATCAAGTGCTTTTGCACTCTTTACAGGCTGTTTCCTCAAGCAAATGTGACCAAGCTGAACCCATGGAGCCACTTTAACTGTAGCTACTCCTGTGCTTATGTTCTGGACCCTCGTGACCCCCTCTTCCAGCGTATTGGTGGTCTGTTCATGTCCGAGCTAGTAAAGCTGTTCGGGACGGACCACATCTACAACACTGACACCTTTAACGAGATGACACCCGCTTCTCCAGATCCGGCCTATCTGTCCGCAGTCAGCAGCTCTGTGTATTCTGCCATGACATCAGGTAAAAATGGCAACCAAGCCATCCCGAGTTGCTATTGTTGGACTCACTGTGGCTCGTAATTGTCCTAGTTTCATGTTCCAGTCCTGGTCTGTTTCTTATGTGGGCCCAGATGGtttctttgcccccccccccccccaactgtgtCTCCAGTCGTAATGAAGGCCatgcttttcttctctctcccaccaTGTCTTTGTCTACAGTTGACCCCCAGGCAATTTGGCTGATGCAGGGCTGGCTGTTTGTTCATGACGTGGTCTTCTGGAAGCCAGCCCAGATCAAGGCCCTACTACATGGTGTGCCCATTGGCAGAATGATAGTGCTGGACTTGTTTGCAGAGACCGCACCGGCCTTCTCCTCCACCCAGTCGTTCTATGGCCAGCCTTTCATATGGTGCATGCTGCACAACTTTGGGGGCAACAGTGGGCTCTTTGGCACAGTGGAGAGCATTAACATGGGACCCTTTGAGGCTCTTCAGTACCCCAACTCCACTCTGGTGGGGCTGGGCATGGCCCCAGAGGGCATAGAGCAGAACCCTGTGGTGTACGAACTAATGAGCGAGCTCGCCTGGCGCAAGGAGCCTGTTAATTTGGGGAAGTGGGTCTCCCTTTATGCTGCCAGGCGCTATGGTAACACCACTGAGAACCTGGCCACAGCCTGGAAGCTTCTGTTTCGAAGTGTGTACAACTGTACTGTGCCACACTATAAGAACCACAACCACAGCCCCCTGGTGCACAGGCCATCCTTACGCATGTCAACTGATGTGTGGTATGACCCCAGGGACCTGTATGAGGCCTGGAGGCTCCTGTACGAGGTCGCCCAGCCCCTCGTGTCTGTGGAGACCTTCAGGCATGACCTGGTTGACGTCACACGACAGGCCTTGCAGCTGCTGACCGCCGAGTTCTACAGAGAAATTAGGGACGCCTTCCAAAGCCAGAAGTTGCCAGAGCTGTTGACGGCCGGCGGGGTGCTGGTGTATGACCTCCTGCCCGAGCTGGACCAGCTCCTGTCCAGCGAGAGCCACTTCCTTCTGGGGGTCTGGCTGGAGCGAGCGCACTCGCTGGCACTGAGTGAGCAGGAGATGCAGCAGTACGACTTCAATGCCAGGAACCAGATCACACTGTGGGGCCCAGAGGGGAACATTCTGGATTATGCCAGCAAGGAGTGGGGCGGACTGATGGAGGACTATTACTCCCAGCGCTGGAGCCTGTTTGTCAACACCTTGGTAGAGTGCCTGGATAGGGGCTGGCCTTTTAAGCAGGAGACATTCAACAAAGCTGTCTTCCAGGTGGAGAAAGGTTTCGTTTTCAACCAGAGGAAATACCCGTCCAAACCGCATGGAGACACCTACGATATTGTCAACAGAATCTTCTTGAAATATTACCCACAAGCCTTGAAAAGACTGAACTGACTTTTTTGTCAGTCAAGTAAAGACTGTTCCCTACTGCAGCACAAAGAATGTCTCTGCGTCCGTCTTCCCTGCTAGATGAACAAGGATAGGAATCAgtgtttagcagatgctgaGAAAGACAGTGCAGTAGggatgttttattctttttttgtggggaaaaatggATGCTAAGATGGGATGAATGTTGTTGTGGCTTCTCTGTTAGTCACATACTATGTCCTGAGAGCAGTGACACAGTGAGACAACTTCATATACAGTAAAACCTCAGAGATATGAACCTTGAGAGTTATGGACCAACCAGTCAGTGGAACAGAGTATGAACCTGGAGATAGAAGGTGCAATTATGCCTTTTCAAGCTCTTGTTTTatagattcttttttttattatgactGATCCAAAAAGCAGTAAATGGAAATATGTCAatgtttaaattgattttaaaagtggTAGTACACCTTGCATTTTATCTTTGCGTGGTGTGTTTCTGatggaatgaaatgaaaacaatggcaTTTACTTTGGTGCAATGAAGTAGCCTATGCTTTTTTGGTGCATTGTTTGACAAGATGGTGGATGTGCTTATTCATTAACTGTGCTTGAAGCAGTGTAAGGGCTAATATAATACTTTTTGTTACTTACAAGTTGACTCTTCcaatcagttttttaaaacattgagGTGGAACACAATTTGGAAATGTAATGGTTAAATACAGTATAGCTACTTTTATAAGCAGTGCCGTTCTGCTGCCAAACATTCTGCCTTTGAACAGACCAGGGATCACATATAGCTCTGCAACAATTTCTCTGGAAATAAATGTGCCAATTTAATAAGTATAAACCCGATACTGCCTCATGCAAGATGCATAGTAAGCTTTTAATTGTGGAATGAAAATAGTATGTGTTTTTCTCACATATTCACTAAATGTGAATAACTGCTTTTGCATTATTCATCAGTGGGTGGAGTCTTTATTTAGTATATTTTTTACACTGTGTcaatttattgcattttcatgatcatTTATCAGACCAAATACAATGTTTGAGATGGAAAGAAAGTAATTCTGCTTGGTGCAGAGCTGACATCAGTGGGCATTAATCTAGTGTGATTGTTGTTGAGATTACATATGCATGAATATTTTTACTGAGTCCACTGTATTTAGTTCTTAACAGTAATacataataatgattattataacTATccgaagaaaaaaggaaagaagagtTTCTACTTATATGCCCAGGTATCAAAACTGGTTTAATAGGGGTGGGCATTGGAACAGgctgtgatatttttatttgtgtccaTTGAATAGTGGCAAAATGTAGGCACATACATGtgcaagaaaatattttgtgagaAATCGTCAAAAATTACACATCATAGATAGTCATTTTTCATAGAATCTCACATATTAGTGGATaatcaccaatgttttctttacTTTGTGTGAACTGACAGTTGATAtattgtttttatggttttgttGCATGCCATTTGTATGTATCTCCATTTCTGCCTAAACACaaataatgtttacatttaaaatgctgtataaatattttttatgcttaCTCAACAAATATGTTTGAAGAAATTCCTCTTAGTCATTTTAAGATATTGCAAGAAAATGTGATGATCATTCAAATGATATTGCTGCACTTTAAATAGCCCGTGGcggtgtactgtatatacagggCGACTGGCACATGCATACTGCACAGTTGCACAGAGGCTGTTTTATGCAGCATCAGATTGTTTTAGTTGAACTTgattgtgtatgtttgtattcaGAGGATGTTATGGGTTCCCTATCCGATACAGTTTAGTTGCAACAATCAGAATGCTGACAGTATTGTATTGAGGATTTGTCcccataggtgatttttaggggggggggggggggtaaaatgccttctctttttttgttttatttgaaaattgtgTATAAATAACTtgtataaataaaagtacaaattcAAATTACATGAAGTATAAAAAGCttttacagttattttaatGGAAGACCAATGATATTACAGGTCATTTTACTTTACATAACTTGTGGCTGATTATGAACCCACAagaattcacattttttcttaCCTCTATGCAAAATGACTGATTTGTTTCACTTTGTGAAAAGTTGCATATTTGCTTGTCAATGCAGTAATCAATTGTTTCTGTCTCTAATAATTGACTCGTTGATCCCTACCACAGGAGAGGACAGGCAACATTCAATCTTAAAATTTGCTTGAAGCCAATGGCATGTTGCACAGCTAAGCAGGAACAAAATAGCATGACTGAGGTCATGAATTCCACTGACTCATCTGATCACTTAATCATcccctacatctgattggctactcAGTCTCTTGTATTTCCTGCCCACTTTGATTCCCCATGTTTTCAAATGAGACCAAAATTCTCTGTTGACCTACCTGATTAAATAGggggtaaaatgttttaatggatAAACCTAAAATTTTTACTTCAACTTGTTAcctttttttaggttttctgaaattcaaattttaagTCAATTTATATGAACCACTGCTAAAACTACTACTGGGATGGTAATGTCCTCATGTGAACCCCTTCAGCTGAAGAGCATAAATGGAATGCTAAATTGTTCCATGTGGTTACTGTCCACAGATACTGAGCTTGACTTGTGACAATGCTCTGTCTGGTCATTGGGGGATCAGTAAAAcctaaatcatatttttaatagCTTCTTTTGTTCTGGTTTGAAACTGATTTGTGTAGGTGCTGTTGCTCATGTCATGCATGCCAGTTGACTGGTAAGCCAAATAAAGTGATTCCAAAAGGGCCTCTTAGTCAACATCTGGTCACCAGTACCTCTTGATTTTGATGTGTGCTCCAACTTGATGCAATGCCAGGGCAATGAGGCAACAACTTGAAACAATGTGGGGTTGATAATCAGGAGAACCAGGGAGATCGTTGGGCCGGTGACAACAGGGTTGGGACACTGTGATTTTATAAGTAGATCGTGTAGCGTGGGCTTACGCCTTGACTTTTTACCCAGCTGGTTCTCTGAGCCTCACAGAGAATACTCAGCTGACATAACTTTGTTCCCCTGGAAATCAGCTGCACCAAAAGTGTAGTTACTGCGCTTTACATTTGTTTCCACTTTGGCTCCAGTTAATGCAGTCAGCCTTGGGATTCAACTGGGGAACTACTTCACCCTCTCACAATTATTGCATGGTTTCATACAAATTTAAGAAACCATTAGACTTTATGAAGTAAAGAGTAAATAAATTCAAGTGAGATCACCTTATTCTGACCTGTCACAACAACTAACACACACTCCTCAGTTTCTTTATTatcagaactttttttttcttcagttaagTACACATCATGGGTGACTCTGACAGGTATCCTTTTTCAGTGTACAGTCTTATAGTTAAACACATTTGTAGCAAGTTTTCAGTAGCAATTCAGGACCTGGCTCTCCAGTCACTGCACATCATTTGGTCTCCTGCTGTACAGCAGCATTCTGGGAGTTTTCAGGAGCAGTCTAAATAGGTAAAAAGAAACCGGCGAGAGAACCAGTTCAGGAAACACAATTTAGGCAACACTGCAATATCACATATTACAGGCTTGgggtttattacattttaattaagtaaATCTGGGAACTGCAATTCAACTAATGAATTAAAAAGTTCATGGATGGACATCAAATACTGGTAGACCAACCGCCAACAATCTTCACTGATGTTACTGCAGGTCTAAATTAATTATGGCAATCCATCACTTGCCGCAAATTGACCACAAATTACTATTCTCGTGcacaagcattttattcatgagACAACGGCGGCCTCTGTCGAAAGATATCGAGACCAGACAGTCTTGCATGAGCCTAACTTAGCTGGCAAGCGAACTAGAACTGGATCTACCTACTcgaaaccagagactgtaaaaaatataatactgCTCGAAACATAGACCTACTGCCGATAAGTCATATGTGACGAGTCTGATGTCAGTTTGCTTACAGTACAACGACAAAAAGTTTTCGTTGctttcacaaaaaatgtatacgGATGACGACATTTCCCAGAAATACATGGTCATATTGGTCATGTGACAAAACCTGTGCACCAATCAACATGCAGTACGTTATCAGACGGCTGTGTAGGTCAAAAGCCGGTTCTCATTACGgaagcaaaacaaaaccccTGCAATCGAAGTGTAGTTTATGAAGCGATTGAGTATAAAAAACATGCCCATCGCTATATTATTTTAACCCTCCCAGTACTTACACTACGATACGGTAATATATCATGCTGTTCTTTATGCATCAGATCCTTTCATTATTTAACGCCTAATTTTAGCTAGCCAACAGGCTAGTTTCTGCAGCTAACATTACCTTAATTACTAACTTGGCTAGCTGAAATCAGAAGCTGCCTGAACTTCGTCGCAAATTCTCTTCGTCGGCTGGCAGACTAAATCGGCGCGTTTGCGTAACTACCTAATTCATACTATTAAGGGCTTGCTTGACAGCTACCCTAGTCTTTATAGCAACCAAGTAGGCAAGACACGAGGTTTTGGATGTCCGATTTTCTGTGCCTTTTTTCAGTTCTTACTCTGTGGTAGCCAAGTCTGAAGTACTTTAACTTCCAGAATGTCTAGTTAACGGTGCTTTCTAAAGCcgttgaaataaataatttacagaGGTGTAAgactggtcctggagggccacgtctgctggttttcggttCAGTGcttcaataattcattttaagtaaTTGATTGGCTAAAATGTCGACCCACCTTGTTTCCCAGGAGTACATTGGCTACTGATTGAAGCAAAACGgcaaaaacctgcagacgctgacCCTTGAAATAAAACTGGCTAACGCTTTACCTCGTTAGAGACTGTTAAAATACTAGTTTAGACTTTAACGTACTAATATAGAAATGCAGTCTTTTGACTCGTAAGACTGGGCATACTTCAAATGCAGATATATGCCTCATCTTACTCAGTCTTCTTGGTTTTTTAGCGTTGTTAGCTGGACAGGACGTGGACAGTTACAGCAATAATTTAAGGAGATTTAAGCTCATATTGAACTGGAAAGATTGACTGCACTTTGCCCTTGTCTTCAGCTGTTAAGTATTGTCTTATTGCAGACATGGTTTCATTTAGTTAGGATTAGCTTTCGTTTGTCAGTCAGACTTTGCACTGTACATCTACTGCAATAAATCTGGTcttttaattattcatcagaAAGTTGTACTGGTCCATTTTTCCTGACTTCCAGGCAGCCC
Protein-coding sequences here:
- the naglu gene encoding alpha-N-acetylglucosaminidase, translating into MCCIVLLGCTGCLPQMTLFKMTYNLQHYSLSISLLVIFAVTFSVDGEFLSLDHLKPQASDKIQTRAVADLLKRLIGNRAREFKVLVDRTLANGSVDVCELRSASNNRIAATGSTGVALATGIYNYLKYFCNCHVSWSGSQLNIPQPLPAVTGVLRISTQHRFRYYQNVCTQSYSTVWWDWPRWEQEIDWMALNGINLPLAFNGQEALWQEVYLSLGLNQTDLDDFFTGPAFLAWNRMGNLFQWGGPLPQSWHTKQLYLQYKILGRMRALGMMPVLPAFSGNVPQAITRLFPQANVTKLNPWSHFNCSYSCAYVLDPRDPLFQRIGGLFMSELVKLFGTDHIYNTDTFNEMTPASPDPAYLSAVSSSVYSAMTSVDPQAIWLMQGWLFVHDVVFWKPAQIKALLHGVPIGRMIVLDLFAETAPAFSSTQSFYGQPFIWCMLHNFGGNSGLFGTVESINMGPFEALQYPNSTLVGLGMAPEGIEQNPVVYELMSELAWRKEPVNLGKWVSLYAARRYGNTTENLATAWKLLFRSVYNCTVPHYKNHNHSPLVHRPSLRMSTDVWYDPRDLYEAWRLLYEVAQPLVSVETFRHDLVDVTRQALQLLTAEFYREIRDAFQSQKLPELLTAGGVLVYDLLPELDQLLSSESHFLLGVWLERAHSLALSEQEMQQYDFNARNQITLWGPEGNILDYASKEWGGLMEDYYSQRWSLFVNTLVECLDRGWPFKQETFNKAVFQVEKGFVFNQRKYPSKPHGDTYDIVNRIFLKYYPQALKRLN